GGATCTCCTGACCTCCCTCCCTCGCCCTCCCCATCGGTTTGTCACGACATGCCGCGCGCGGCCGGAGCCGCACGGCGTGTTGCGCCAAATCGATGCAGGGGCTGTGGAGAAGCGGCTCTGCAGAAGAAAGACGGACGACTCAGTGGTCGACGAGCTTCAGGCCCACCACGCACGCGACCAGGCCCAGGATGAGCAGCACCCGCACGAGCGAGAAGCCCTCGCCGCCGAAGATCATCGCGTAGAGCACGGTCAGCGCGGCGCCGATGCCGACCCATACCGCGTAGGCGGTGCCGATCGGGATGCTGCGCATCGCGAACGCGAGGCCGGCCATCGAGCCGGCCAGCCCGACCACGAAGACGACCGACGGCCAGAGCTTCGTGAACCCCGCGGATAGACCGAGCGCGGTGGCCCAGACGGCCTCCAGGACGCCGGAGAGGACGAGGATGATCCAGGACATGCTGACTCCCATGGCCAGTCTTGTCGCTCACCGGGTACTGATCCGTCGTCCGGGACCGCCGTCGCGGGGGTCTGCGACCAGGCTAGCAAGGCACCCTGTGCAGGTCCCGGGCAGCCGGGTACCGCACCCGCCGGCGCCGCGCCTCC
The sequence above is a segment of the Leifsonia williamsii genome. Coding sequences within it:
- a CDS encoding DMT family transporter — encoded protein: MSWIILVLSGVLEAVWATALGLSAGFTKLWPSVVFVVGLAGSMAGLAFAMRSIPIGTAYAVWVGIGAALTVLYAMIFGGEGFSLVRVLLILGLVACVVGLKLVDH